GGTCGTCGTGTGCTGCCCGCTGACCGCCCAGACCAGGCATCTGCTCAACGCTACCACCTTTGCCCAGCTCAAGCCCGGCGGCCTGGTCATCAATGTCACCCGTGGAGAGATCATCGACGGTGACGCGCTGGTCCGGGCGCTGCGGGACGGGCGCTGTGGCGGCGCCGGACTGGATGTCGCCCCGCAGGAGCCGCTGCCGGCCGAGCATCCGCTGTGGACCCTCGACAACGTGGTCATGACCCCGCATACGGCCGGCGCCAGTCAGCTCCGCGCTCCGCGCAACCTGGCTCGCTTCTGTGACAATCTGGGCCGCATACAGCGCGGCGAACCCTTACTGGGGTTGATAGATAAACAGCTGGGATATTAGAAGCGGTCTCATAAACCAGGCGGGCCGATGGTCGTGGGCGTCCATGGCGCGATTCTCGCGCCGTGTTAAACGGCATTCTCTGGATTCTGCGCACCGGCGCCCAATGGGCCGAGCTCCCGAGCTGCTATCCGCCCTACCAGACCTGCCAGCGCCGATTCCAGCAGGGGTGGGGTTCTCAGCAGATTGCCGCGCTGATACACGCCACGCGCACGAATCCGCCGGCTAGGGCTTGCTCTTCAGCCAGCCCAACAGCTCCGCATCAAAGAGTCCTGCCTCCTCG
The genomic region above belongs to Desulfurellaceae bacterium and contains:
- a CDS encoding transposase codes for the protein MLNGILWILRTGAQWAELPSCYPPYQTCQRRFQQGWGSQQIAALIHATRTNPPARACSSASPTAPHQRVLPPRTGAYDRFARRPARSGL